A stretch of the Actinomyces qiguomingii genome encodes the following:
- a CDS encoding helix-turn-helix domain-containing protein, with amino-acid sequence MTAPKRAAKQAAYNLTVDNAAALADLSPNTIRNMIARGDLRAVKLGKSVRIPISELTRLGLDVPAYLTTRGEAA; translated from the coding sequence ATGACCGCACCCAAGCGCGCCGCCAAACAGGCCGCTTACAACCTGACCGTAGACAACGCCGCAGCGCTCGCGGACCTGTCCCCCAACACGATTCGCAACATGATCGCCCGCGGTGATCTGCGGGCCGTGAAGCTCGGGAAGTCCGTCCGAATCCCCATCTCCGAGCTGACTCGGCTCGGGCTCGACGTGCCCGCCTACCTCACCACCAGGGGTGAGGCCGCATGA
- a CDS encoding AAA family ATPase — translation MSDTSPFIEDDDARQLRVTWADTITPRAVRWAWEHDGDGRIPVGSLSLAAGREGTGKSSFGIWLAAQITRGTLPGAYRGQARKVLYVAVEDSWEYTLVPRLMAAGADLSKVGRVQVQEAFGDEVTMSLPRDNTALEDAITANDVALVVVDPLMSLLGDGLSASRSREVRKMLDPLVRIADRTGSVVLGIAHHNKGAHTDPIMAVSESKAFTDVPRSVFAFARDDDNNCRVVSQTKNSLGRDAASLPSLQYTIEEATVPLPNGEETHIGRFTPQGISERSVTDLLRAKDDGEDADERSAAEAFIVDFIGSQGGEAGAGEVIKAGRQAGFGEQALKNARRRCKSPRITTCKASMGQGWVWAFEPEGATKVLKVSCPEKTTPSAPSMTPSTDEEETPPQPAEADSCPHGAPEPDLCADCNGSTGLALAGGGRP, via the coding sequence ATGAGCGACACCTCCCCCTTCATTGAAGACGACGACGCACGGCAGTTGCGCGTCACATGGGCGGACACCATCACGCCCAGGGCGGTCCGCTGGGCCTGGGAGCACGACGGCGACGGGCGTATACCCGTCGGCTCCCTGTCCCTCGCAGCCGGGCGAGAGGGAACCGGCAAGTCATCCTTCGGTATCTGGCTGGCCGCGCAGATCACCCGAGGAACCCTGCCCGGCGCATACCGGGGCCAGGCGCGAAAGGTGCTGTACGTCGCCGTTGAGGACTCATGGGAGTACACCCTTGTCCCCCGCCTCATGGCCGCCGGCGCCGACCTGTCCAAGGTCGGGCGCGTGCAAGTGCAGGAAGCCTTCGGGGACGAAGTCACCATGAGCCTGCCCCGGGACAACACCGCCCTGGAAGACGCCATCACCGCGAACGACGTAGCGCTTGTGGTCGTCGACCCGCTCATGTCCCTTCTGGGAGACGGGCTGAGCGCGTCACGGTCACGTGAGGTACGCAAGATGCTTGACCCTCTCGTGAGGATCGCCGACCGGACCGGCAGCGTCGTGCTGGGGATCGCGCACCACAACAAGGGCGCCCACACAGACCCGATCATGGCCGTGTCCGAATCGAAGGCGTTTACGGACGTGCCCCGCTCCGTGTTCGCCTTCGCCCGCGACGACGACAACAACTGCCGTGTGGTGTCCCAGACGAAGAACAGCCTCGGCAGGGACGCTGCCTCGCTACCTTCGTTGCAGTACACCATTGAAGAGGCCACGGTTCCACTGCCCAACGGGGAGGAAACCCATATCGGGCGTTTCACCCCGCAGGGCATCTCCGAGCGCTCCGTAACCGACCTGTTGCGAGCCAAGGATGACGGTGAGGACGCCGACGAGCGCAGCGCAGCCGAGGCGTTCATTGTCGACTTCATCGGCTCCCAGGGCGGGGAGGCCGGTGCCGGGGAGGTGATCAAGGCGGGACGCCAAGCGGGGTTCGGTGAGCAGGCATTGAAGAACGCCCGCCGCCGCTGCAAGAGCCCCAGGATCACCACCTGCAAGGCCAGCATGGGGCAGGGTTGGGTGTGGGCCTTCGAGCCCGAAGGTGCCACGAAGGTGCTGAAGGTGTCATGTCCTGAAAAGACGACACCTTCAGCACCTTCGATGACACCTTCGACGGACGAAGAGGAGACACCACCGCAACCAGCCGAGGCTGACAGCTGCCCGCACGGCGCACCTGAGCCCGACCTATGCGCCGACTGCAACGGGTCAACCGGCCTCGCGCTCGCGGGAGGTGGACGGCCATGA
- a CDS encoding aldo/keto reductase — translation MQARPLPALDRDISAIGIGTWQLGSDWGEVTADAATATLQAALDAGVTFIDTADVYGDGRSERFVGAFAAAHPEAGLTVATKMGRRVEQTPENYTRQAFLAWNDRSRKNLGVDTLDLVQLHCPPSEVIAAERTWDWLEEMVESGRIRAYGVSVETCAQALDAMRRPGCASVQIILNVLRRKPLEQVLPTAQATSTAIIARVPLASGLLSGRYTADTTFPSSDHRNYNRDGSAFDIGETFSGVPFDVGVEAAREFTALCRELGPAGATPVQVALRWILDQPGVTTVIPGARNAEQARANAAAAALEPLSDQLHAALEDLYDRRIRAHVHDRW, via the coding sequence ATGCAGGCCCGCCCACTGCCCGCCCTGGACCGCGACATCTCCGCCATTGGCATCGGCACCTGGCAGCTCGGCTCCGACTGGGGTGAGGTAACCGCCGATGCGGCCACCGCCACCCTGCAGGCCGCGCTCGATGCCGGCGTCACCTTCATCGACACCGCCGACGTCTACGGCGACGGCCGCTCCGAACGCTTCGTTGGCGCCTTCGCGGCCGCACACCCCGAGGCCGGACTCACCGTGGCCACCAAAATGGGTCGGCGCGTCGAACAGACCCCGGAGAACTACACGCGCCAAGCCTTCCTGGCCTGGAACGACCGCTCCCGGAAGAACCTGGGCGTGGACACCCTCGACCTGGTGCAGCTGCACTGCCCGCCCAGTGAGGTCATCGCCGCCGAGCGCACCTGGGACTGGCTGGAAGAGATGGTCGAGTCCGGACGCATCCGCGCCTACGGCGTCAGCGTGGAGACCTGCGCCCAGGCCCTGGACGCCATGCGCCGCCCCGGCTGCGCCAGCGTGCAAATTATCCTCAACGTCCTGCGCCGAAAGCCGCTTGAGCAGGTGCTGCCGACGGCGCAGGCCACCAGCACCGCCATCATCGCCCGCGTGCCGCTGGCCTCCGGGCTGCTGTCCGGCCGCTACACCGCGGACACCACCTTCCCCTCCTCCGACCACCGCAACTACAACCGGGACGGCTCCGCCTTCGACATCGGCGAGACCTTCTCCGGAGTGCCCTTCGACGTCGGCGTTGAGGCCGCCCGGGAGTTCACCGCCCTGTGCCGCGAACTCGGCCCAGCGGGCGCCACCCCCGTCCAGGTGGCGCTGCGCTGGATACTGGATCAGCCGGGCGTGACCACTGTGATCCCCGGCGCGCGCAACGCCGAACAGGCCCGCGCCAACGCCGCGGCCGCCGCCCTGGAACCGCTGAGCGACCAGTTGCACGCGGCTCTGGAGGACCTGTACGACCGGCGCATCCGCGCCCATGTGCACGACCGCTGGTGA
- the smpB gene encoding SsrA-binding protein SmpB translates to MRKPTPAERAKAAASAHKTIARNRRATHDYFIEDRYEAGLALTGTEVKALRMGRASLTEAWIEIDRNGEAWLQGAHIPEYLQGTWNNHSPRRKRKLLLHRAELDKLAQRVQAKGYTIVPLELYFTGGRVKLEIALARGKQDWDKRQALREAQDKREAARAMAAANRRRG, encoded by the coding sequence ATGAGGAAACCCACCCCGGCGGAGCGCGCCAAGGCGGCCGCCTCAGCGCACAAGACCATCGCCCGCAACCGCAGGGCGACTCACGATTATTTCATTGAGGACCGCTATGAGGCTGGACTCGCCCTGACCGGCACCGAAGTGAAGGCGCTGCGCATGGGCCGGGCCTCCCTGACCGAGGCGTGGATCGAGATCGACCGCAACGGTGAGGCCTGGCTTCAAGGCGCCCATATCCCCGAGTATCTGCAGGGCACCTGGAATAACCACTCACCGCGCCGCAAGCGCAAGCTGCTGCTGCACCGCGCCGAGCTGGACAAGCTCGCCCAGCGGGTGCAGGCCAAGGGATACACGATCGTTCCGCTGGAGCTGTACTTTACCGGCGGGCGGGTGAAGCTGGAGATCGCGCTGGCACGCGGTAAGCAGGACTGGGACAAGCGCCAGGCATTGCGGGAGGCGCAAGATAAGCGCGAGGCGGCGCGGGCCATGGCGGCCGCCAACCGCCGGCGCGGCTGA
- a CDS encoding peptidoglycan DD-metalloendopeptidase family protein: MHRHLRRRARGVAVVATALTLVAAPISVVALADERQDAVDDQAAAQQKQAELASSLEGVSAQLGQAYIDLQNAESSLSAAQSELDDAETVLAEKEREQQTASDRLDVAESDLAALQEESEQTQTNVDENATSVADLVVATYQGDSAITSWTYVFSSDSVDELTDRASTMEIATGVQESVLSAAEEERAQAANREARQDAATERVATLKEEADVAKEAAQTAKDNAESKRDEVVALKSDKETAAADLENQKADLQEQQAQAEADEAAAAAEIQRIDAENRAAAAKSGQSVASSGSTDTASLGTGNIGRPLAGPLVITSPYGWRMHPVLGYMLLHEGVDLMAFTGTPQYAAVSGTVTSTTDYGGTACGKSVTINGGIIDGQSVQVRYCHLSAQQVYVGQTVTKGEQIGLTGATGGVTGPHCHFEVYLNGVTVDPMSLPGF, translated from the coding sequence ATGCACCGTCATCTCCGGCGTCGGGCGCGCGGCGTCGCCGTCGTCGCCACTGCCCTGACGCTGGTGGCCGCGCCGATCTCGGTCGTAGCGCTGGCAGATGAGCGCCAGGACGCCGTCGACGACCAGGCCGCCGCCCAGCAGAAACAGGCCGAGCTGGCTTCCTCCCTGGAGGGTGTGTCGGCGCAACTCGGCCAGGCCTATATCGACCTGCAGAACGCCGAGTCCTCCCTGTCTGCAGCCCAGTCCGAACTCGACGACGCCGAGACCGTCCTGGCGGAGAAGGAACGCGAGCAGCAGACCGCCTCCGATCGCCTGGACGTGGCCGAGTCCGATCTGGCCGCCCTGCAGGAGGAGTCGGAGCAGACGCAGACGAACGTGGATGAGAACGCCACCTCCGTGGCCGACCTTGTGGTGGCCACCTACCAGGGCGACAGTGCGATCACCTCCTGGACCTACGTGTTCTCCTCCGACTCCGTTGATGAGCTCACCGATAGGGCCTCCACCATGGAAATCGCCACTGGCGTGCAGGAGTCCGTGTTGTCCGCCGCGGAGGAAGAGCGCGCGCAGGCCGCCAACCGTGAGGCGCGTCAGGACGCCGCCACCGAACGCGTCGCCACGCTCAAGGAGGAGGCCGACGTCGCCAAGGAGGCCGCCCAGACCGCAAAGGATAACGCTGAGTCCAAGCGCGATGAGGTGGTCGCCCTTAAGAGCGACAAGGAGACCGCCGCCGCGGACCTGGAGAACCAGAAGGCCGACCTTCAGGAGCAGCAGGCGCAGGCGGAGGCCGATGAGGCCGCCGCCGCAGCGGAGATTCAACGCATCGACGCCGAGAACCGCGCCGCCGCCGCCAAGTCCGGGCAGAGCGTGGCAAGTTCCGGCAGCACCGACACCGCGTCCCTGGGCACCGGAAATATAGGAAGACCGCTGGCCGGCCCGCTCGTAATCACCTCCCCCTACGGTTGGAGGATGCACCCGGTCCTGGGTTACATGCTGCTCCATGAAGGCGTGGATCTGATGGCCTTCACCGGTACACCGCAGTATGCGGCGGTCTCCGGCACGGTCACCTCAACCACCGACTATGGCGGCACGGCATGCGGCAAGAGCGTGACCATCAATGGCGGAATCATTGACGGTCAGTCCGTCCAGGTCCGGTATTGCCACCTGTCGGCGCAACAGGTGTATGTCGGGCAGACGGTCACCAAGGGGGAGCAGATCGGCTTGACCGGAGCGACCGGTGGGGTCACCGGGCCGCACTGCCACTTCGAGGTGTACCTCAACGGGGTGACGGTCGACCCGATGAGCCTGCCCGGGTTCTGA
- the ftsX gene encoding permease-like cell division protein FtsX, with product MRFRFIISETFKGLSRNLVMTVSVILVSFVSLLFVGASVLLQNQISVMKGDWYDKVEVSVYMCPTSSTVAACAEGEATQEQIDAVEDLVNSDTLAPYIDEYTIESKAEAYVRFMDAYGESRIGRNATEDMMPVSFRIKLVDPEKYRVVAEQFTGRAGVERVIDQRETLDPLFVVMNRVSWITGGLAAILALTAVLLISTTIRLSAMSRSKETGIMRLVGASNLFIQLPFMLEGAIAALVGAIGSVAALWAGARYIVTDWLATELKFTAFIGTGDVLRLAPWLLLAAVILALLSSAFSLSKYTRV from the coding sequence ATGCGATTCCGTTTCATCATCTCCGAGACCTTCAAGGGGCTAAGCCGCAACCTGGTAATGACCGTCTCAGTGATCCTGGTGTCCTTCGTGTCACTGCTGTTCGTCGGAGCCTCGGTGCTGCTGCAGAACCAGATCTCTGTAATGAAGGGCGACTGGTACGACAAGGTCGAGGTCAGCGTCTACATGTGCCCGACCTCCTCCACGGTGGCCGCCTGCGCCGAAGGTGAGGCCACCCAGGAACAGATCGATGCGGTCGAGGATCTGGTCAACTCCGACACGCTGGCCCCCTACATCGACGAATACACCATCGAGTCCAAAGCCGAAGCCTACGTGCGCTTCATGGACGCCTACGGCGAGTCGCGCATAGGCCGCAACGCGACCGAAGACATGATGCCGGTGTCCTTCCGCATCAAGCTCGTCGACCCGGAGAAATATCGGGTGGTGGCCGAACAGTTCACCGGCCGGGCTGGCGTGGAGCGCGTCATCGACCAGAGAGAAACACTCGATCCCCTGTTCGTGGTTATGAACCGGGTCTCCTGGATCACCGGGGGACTGGCCGCGATTCTGGCGTTGACCGCGGTGCTACTGATCTCCACCACGATCCGCCTATCCGCCATGAGTCGATCCAAGGAGACCGGCATCATGCGGCTGGTCGGAGCCTCGAACCTATTCATACAGCTGCCCTTCATGCTTGAGGGCGCCATTGCCGCGCTGGTCGGTGCGATCGGCTCCGTGGCCGCACTGTGGGCCGGAGCCCGCTACATCGTCACGGACTGGTTGGCTACAGAACTGAAGTTCACCGCCTTCATTGGCACCGGCGATGTGCTGCGGCTGGCGCCCTGGCTGCTGTTGGCGGCCGTCATCCTGGCACTGTTGTCCTCCGCCTTCTCACTGTCCAAGTACACGAGGGTCTGA
- the ftsE gene encoding cell division ATP-binding protein FtsE, with protein MIRFDNVSKVYKRGARPALDEVSIEIEREEFVFLVGASGSGKSTFLRLTLREERPTSGAIHVLGRDLSQISSWKVPKLRQEMGFVFQDFRLLENKTVFENVAIASQVIGKPRHYILSAVPEALDLVGLSGKEKRLPHELSGGEQQRVAIARAMVNRPKLLMADEPTGNLDPSTSVGIMRLLDRINRQGTTVVMATHDDEIVDQMRKRVIELKAGEVVRDQARGVYGSDR; from the coding sequence ATGATTCGATTCGATAACGTCTCCAAGGTGTACAAGCGTGGAGCTCGGCCCGCGCTCGACGAAGTCTCCATTGAGATCGAGCGCGAGGAGTTCGTGTTCCTGGTGGGTGCATCCGGCTCCGGCAAGTCCACCTTCCTGCGCCTGACCCTGCGCGAGGAGCGCCCCACCTCCGGTGCCATTCATGTGCTCGGACGCGACCTGTCGCAGATATCCAGTTGGAAGGTGCCCAAGCTGCGCCAGGAGATGGGCTTCGTTTTCCAGGACTTCCGCCTGCTGGAGAACAAGACCGTCTTCGAGAACGTCGCCATCGCCTCCCAGGTGATCGGCAAGCCCCGACACTACATCCTCTCAGCCGTGCCTGAGGCTCTTGATCTGGTGGGGCTGTCCGGCAAGGAGAAACGCCTGCCCCATGAACTGTCCGGTGGCGAACAGCAGCGCGTGGCGATCGCCCGGGCGATGGTCAACCGCCCCAAGCTACTCATGGCCGATGAACCCACCGGTAACCTCGATCCGTCTACCTCTGTGGGCATCATGCGGCTGCTGGATCGCATCAACCGGCAGGGTACAACCGTGGTCATGGCCACCCACGACGATGAGATCGTCGACCAGATGCGCAAGCGGGTCATCGAACTGAAGGCCGGTGAGGTTGTGCGCGACCAGGCGCGCGGCGTCTACGGCTCGGACCGTTGA
- a CDS encoding TY-Chap domain-containing protein codes for MPATLPNNDGPLDVGSWSRFIPSLTDLLTGSDRPVADAAGADAMVAPAARPRDDMGICHPATVRLQAAAPIMSATTAAHARPTGSLRLLRRRHRLAPSCLAPILAVRPVPAGVELTVPQLDGDGRALLGDDALAALCALGWQWDEAALVRCTTHARAAAELAVRVLIEVFDVAHPADLSVLIEPTGPHPRS; via the coding sequence ATGCCGGCAACGCTCCCTAACAACGATGGCCCGCTCGACGTCGGTTCTTGGAGCCGCTTCATCCCCTCGCTCACCGACCTGCTAACCGGGTCCGACCGCCCGGTTGCGGACGCTGCCGGCGCTGATGCCATGGTCGCACCCGCAGCGCGCCCCCGAGACGATATGGGGATTTGCCATCCGGCGACGGTACGGCTGCAGGCCGCGGCACCGATCATGTCCGCCACCACGGCTGCCCACGCACGCCCCACCGGATCACTGCGTCTGCTGCGGCGCCGTCACCGCCTGGCCCCTTCGTGTCTGGCGCCGATCCTGGCGGTCAGGCCGGTCCCCGCCGGTGTGGAACTGACTGTGCCGCAGCTGGACGGCGATGGACGCGCCCTGCTCGGCGACGACGCCCTGGCAGCCCTTTGCGCGTTGGGTTGGCAATGGGACGAGGCGGCGCTGGTGCGGTGTACGACGCACGCGCGGGCGGCTGCCGAGTTGGCGGTGCGGGTGCTGATCGAGGTGTTCGACGTCGCGCATCCGGCGGACCTGTCCGTCCTCATTGAACCGACAGGTCCGCACCCGAGGTCTTAA
- the ssb gene encoding single-stranded DNA-binding protein gives MSRQLDLVLQGVLGTNPAVTRTASGRPYCYFRVATSPSFRTAQGWRDGQTIWFTAKSWGPLAENLGRSLHKGDPVVLVGRFSQESWSNGTEEFLTNVLTISCGGHDLTRGESRFMRIVHSAAADTTEPGESEGSEASVSTTSSGSAQTAESAPTPDDAGAVAGHAAPEGQNPPPSEFPSGTHPAPTRRLEEMNEPSGETPGAVPTGIAGRVAPSYVLADEHD, from the coding sequence ATGAGCCGTCAACTCGATTTAGTCCTCCAAGGCGTCCTCGGAACGAATCCCGCCGTCACCCGCACCGCCAGTGGGCGTCCATACTGCTACTTCCGCGTGGCCACATCCCCGTCCTTTCGCACCGCGCAGGGCTGGCGGGATGGGCAGACCATCTGGTTCACCGCCAAGTCCTGGGGGCCGCTGGCCGAGAACCTCGGCCGCTCCCTGCACAAGGGCGACCCCGTGGTGCTGGTGGGACGTTTCTCCCAAGAGAGCTGGTCAAATGGGACGGAGGAGTTTCTGACCAACGTGCTGACCATCTCCTGCGGCGGCCACGACCTGACGCGTGGCGAGTCGCGCTTCATGCGCATCGTCCACTCCGCAGCCGCCGACACCACCGAACCCGGCGAGTCGGAGGGGTCGGAGGCGTCGGTTTCCACCACCTCCTCCGGTTCGGCCCAGACCGCCGAGTCCGCGCCCACGCCGGACGATGCCGGGGCGGTCGCCGGACACGCCGCCCCGGAGGGGCAGAACCCGCCGCCGTCAGAGTTCCCCTCCGGCACACACCCGGCGCCGACGCGCCGCCTTGAGGAGATGAATGAGCCCAGCGGTGAGACTCCCGGCGCCGTGCCCACAGGCATCGCAGGGCGTGTCGCCCCGAGTTACGTGCTCGCCGACGAACACGACTGA
- a CDS encoding GTPase — protein sequence MTSNPTASPSGGHVLDAAHLQARLDRLRAALDDCPTEIPASLSMPARDRLDEVAERLALGVDHTVVALFGGTGSGKSSLFNALTSLQFADVGARRPTTSLATACSWGDDAAALLDFLEVVDDRRIRRESLLDATDQDAFAGLVLLDVPDYDSVSTEHALQVNRLVPLADILVWVVDPQKYADAVLHEGYLRKLGARQEDMLVLVNQVDTLPAGGIDTLLADVRSLLAADGLEDVQVLPVSAVRGDNLGAVRELFLERVSRESNAARTASAQLDAIAMRLRPAAAAQPVATRPELADAAVTALMHACGAQAVEDSVRTGLARTFPRAMARPGPPARDAVASIQTTWLRRTTEGLPAAWLRSVEAAVATPEALAARTAEAAGSVQLPRHRVPLIELAWWGGTLAAIVGVIWAVVGLLQGQVSAVGLIAPLAVLGVGLVVAVAALVARRSRAHREAAEYARAVRARLVSVVARDLTRPADGVLVRHRMLLQALEVPHQ from the coding sequence ATGACTTCGAACCCGACCGCCAGCCCCTCCGGGGGCCACGTGCTCGACGCCGCCCACCTCCAGGCGCGCCTGGATCGTCTGCGCGCCGCCCTGGACGACTGCCCCACAGAGATCCCCGCATCCCTGTCCATGCCAGCCAGAGATCGTCTGGACGAGGTTGCCGAGCGACTCGCCCTCGGCGTGGACCACACGGTGGTGGCACTGTTCGGCGGCACCGGCTCCGGCAAGTCCTCGCTGTTCAACGCTCTGACCAGCCTGCAGTTCGCGGATGTGGGCGCCCGCCGCCCCACTACCTCCCTCGCCACCGCCTGTTCATGGGGCGATGACGCCGCCGCTCTGCTGGACTTCCTCGAGGTCGTAGATGACCGCCGCATCCGCCGGGAGTCGCTGCTGGATGCCACCGACCAGGACGCCTTCGCCGGCTTAGTGCTGCTGGACGTTCCCGACTACGACTCAGTCAGCACCGAGCACGCCTTGCAGGTGAACCGACTGGTGCCGTTGGCCGACATCCTGGTGTGGGTGGTAGATCCGCAGAAGTATGCCGACGCGGTACTGCACGAGGGTTATCTGCGTAAACTCGGTGCCCGCCAGGAGGACATGCTCGTGCTGGTCAACCAGGTGGACACACTGCCCGCCGGCGGCATTGACACGCTGCTGGCGGACGTGCGCTCCTTGTTGGCTGCCGACGGCCTGGAGGATGTGCAGGTGCTACCGGTCTCGGCGGTGCGCGGCGACAACCTTGGCGCGGTGCGTGAACTGTTCTTAGAGCGAGTCTCTCGCGAGTCCAACGCGGCCCGCACCGCCTCCGCCCAGCTCGATGCCATAGCCATGCGACTGCGCCCGGCCGCTGCGGCGCAGCCCGTGGCCACTCGCCCTGAGCTCGCCGACGCCGCCGTCACGGCGCTCATGCACGCCTGCGGCGCTCAGGCAGTTGAAGACTCCGTGCGCACCGGCTTGGCGCGCACCTTCCCGCGCGCCATGGCCCGCCCGGGACCGCCTGCCCGCGACGCCGTCGCCTCCATTCAGACGACCTGGCTGCGCCGCACCACCGAGGGATTGCCCGCCGCCTGGCTGCGCAGCGTGGAGGCCGCCGTCGCCACCCCGGAGGCGCTTGCCGCGCGCACTGCCGAGGCCGCCGGCAGTGTGCAGTTGCCTCGGCACCGCGTACCGTTGATCGAACTGGCCTGGTGGGGCGGCACGCTCGCCGCAATCGTCGGGGTGATCTGGGCGGTTGTTGGCCTGCTGCAGGGGCAGGTCTCCGCCGTTGGACTGATTGCGCCACTGGCCGTCTTGGGCGTCGGACTGGTGGTGGCGGTGGCGGCACTGGTCGCACGGCGTTCGCGGGCACACCGGGAGGCGGCGGAGTACGCACGGGCGGTTCGGGCTCGACTGGTGTCAGTAGTTGCCCGTGATCTCACCCGGCCCGCCGACGGCGTGCTGGTACGGCACCGGATGCTTCTGCAGGCGCTGGAAGTACCTCACCAGTAG
- a CDS encoding GTPase domain-containing protein — protein MASSASPLPAGEDVPVSALSRAQLIDVLTDTVGDLSNLDLSLNAEGAQDARRLRAGLVAQIRDHVLPRLADADIPAIVVVGGSTGAGKSTLVNSVLGEEVSDAGVLRPTTRTPVLVVNPEDEAALADHPIAQVCLTVTSAAIPAGLALVDASDLDSVQETNRALAVRLLEAADLWLFITTAARYGDHTPWVSLEEAAGRETPIGVVLNRVPATVLPEVRRDLIERLDALGLAESPFFVVPDAGPHEGLLPEASVAELRDWLQLLAGRHRAAGLVRRTGRGLWTGLRADLITLADGVDAQDDAATRLEEASQRLLTAPGADLRADVERGTCGQGAPTTRWVTLASSGGPLAPLAQGGKLRSGWFGRTRKARAAALATLAGDACESIVSRLEAAVVSVGDDAVRIWDAAGAAAHAAELLPTSTDAPAVVQAWASAQHARITAPPKGLTQQGAGDLVIAAAAGIEGARAAAERQGLGQAVTDAKASLMQTLTDVLAATVPAGAARALAPDPALAAALRLRAGEIAPFTRPGASA, from the coding sequence ATGGCCTCATCTGCTTCCCCGCTGCCCGCCGGAGAAGACGTTCCCGTCTCTGCGCTCAGCCGCGCACAGCTCATCGACGTCCTCACCGACACGGTGGGGGATCTGTCCAATCTCGATCTGAGTCTCAATGCCGAGGGCGCCCAGGACGCGCGTCGCTTGCGTGCCGGACTGGTGGCCCAGATCCGCGACCACGTACTGCCCCGACTCGCCGACGCCGACATCCCGGCGATCGTTGTGGTGGGAGGCTCCACCGGGGCCGGTAAGTCCACGCTGGTCAACTCCGTGCTCGGTGAGGAGGTCTCCGATGCCGGTGTGCTGCGCCCCACCACCCGCACTCCGGTGCTCGTGGTCAACCCGGAGGACGAGGCCGCACTCGCCGACCACCCGATCGCCCAGGTCTGCCTCACCGTGACCTCCGCTGCCATCCCCGCAGGACTGGCGCTCGTGGACGCCTCGGATCTGGACTCCGTCCAGGAGACCAACCGAGCACTGGCCGTCCGATTGCTTGAGGCAGCCGATCTGTGGCTGTTCATCACCACAGCGGCCCGCTACGGCGACCACACCCCCTGGGTCTCCCTGGAGGAGGCCGCCGGGCGCGAGACCCCCATCGGCGTCGTCCTGAACAGGGTGCCAGCAACGGTATTGCCTGAGGTCCGTCGGGACCTGATTGAGCGCCTGGATGCACTCGGTCTGGCCGAGTCCCCCTTCTTCGTGGTTCCCGATGCTGGGCCGCACGAGGGCCTGCTGCCCGAGGCCTCCGTAGCCGAGCTGCGAGACTGGTTGCAACTGCTGGCCGGCCGGCACCGGGCCGCCGGTCTCGTGCGGCGTACCGGACGCGGCCTGTGGACCGGGCTGCGCGCCGATCTGATTACCCTCGCCGACGGCGTCGACGCCCAGGATGACGCCGCCACCCGCCTGGAGGAGGCCTCCCAGCGTCTCCTGACGGCCCCTGGCGCGGATCTGCGTGCCGACGTCGAGCGCGGAACCTGTGGGCAGGGTGCTCCCACCACGCGGTGGGTCACGCTCGCCTCCTCCGGAGGCCCACTGGCCCCCCTGGCGCAGGGCGGCAAACTCCGCTCCGGATGGTTCGGCCGCACCCGCAAGGCGCGTGCCGCGGCGCTGGCGACCCTTGCCGGTGACGCCTGCGAGTCCATAGTCTCCCGTCTGGAAGCGGCCGTCGTCTCCGTCGGCGACGACGCCGTACGTATCTGGGATGCCGCTGGCGCAGCCGCTCATGCCGCCGAGCTTCTGCCGACCAGCACCGACGCTCCCGCCGTTGTGCAGGCCTGGGCATCGGCGCAGCACGCCCGCATAACCGCCCCTCCCAAAGGACTCACCCAGCAGGGCGCCGGTGATCTGGTGATAGCCGCCGCAGCCGGTATTGAGGGCGCCCGCGCCGCCGCGGAGCGGCAGGGACTGGGACAGGCGGTCACGGACGCCAAGGCCTCCTTGATGCAGACACTGACCGATGTTCTCGCCGCGACGGTTCCGGCCGGCGCGGCCCGAGCTCTTGCCCCCGACCCCGCATTAGCCGCCGCGCTAAGACTGCGCGCCGGTGAGATCGCACCGTTCACCCGTCCTGGAGCCTCCGCATGA